A single genomic interval of Pomacea canaliculata isolate SZHN2017 linkage group LG5, ASM307304v1, whole genome shotgun sequence harbors:
- the LOC112563493 gene encoding polyamine-modulated factor 1-binding protein 1-like isoform X1 — protein MKTLTDKSIDDKQVTGSGKYVFVDPPSTMEEELTGYKEKVENMKLLLKHYQAQLESHKVRRDGVETVSRLLAEARQENLTLKKNQVALETTIKNLQNRLVVNGISNAATEDDEVIVPSMSKQTFNNLALENARLRSILHKEGSENLDSIQKVKEETEAEKTIEKLRIENTSMKMKLSDLETLFKSSNNDKDKRLIAYLEEIRQLKALEHGGTGELTKSRQTLAALPTLREQLRAFARHCQDLEGELEKMEEIPKEVVTVSRHNSERRDSTDGAEISQLLEEKKKLVEKVEEVSEMNRRWQKYYEEREKYTQSLEFRIQDLEKSYSDALRGGVTEELNRQMEQLVTASREKLEQVDDLRRKAENEAEQLRRVLGAKEAEIVQLQDQVTILSMSSPHNPAADTSTIELLKAQIQVCTEDFEKERQDRQFALQKVSSLQEQIYRLQNQNEHLQRILQGHSLPNRTNAQEHGLDFNNLQPRGSLRMNLEYDGSYPRHRPRLHGKHDWSTPMPDFPDSDGETHQENHEAVKAPISLPAAASELIARSPKPKQSPPSSMLISEESSKHENFLTCPKCNKEFSEERQSELLAHMDTCWE, from the exons ATGAAAACGCTG ACTGACAAGTCCATAGATGATAAACAAGTAACTGGCTCAGGAAAGTATGTGTTTGTAGACCCACCATCAACAATGGAGGAAGAGCTAACTGGATATAAAGAGAAAGTAGAGAATATGAAACTTCTTCTGAAGCACTATCAGGCTCAGCTAGAATCTCATAAAGTGCGCCGTGATGGTGTAGAAACAGTCTCCAGGCTCCTGGCTGAGGCTCGACAGGAAAAtttgactttaaagaaaaaccaGGTCGCTTTGGAGACAACAATCAAGAATTTGCAGAATAGACTTGTGGTGAATGGAATTTCGAATGCAGCTACAGAGGATGATGAAGTTATTGTGCCAAGTATGTCCAAACAGACTTTCAACAATCTAGCTCTTGAGAATGCTCGACTAAGGAGCATACTACACAAAGAGGGCAGTGAAAATCTAGACAGTATACAGAAAGTCAAAGAG GAAACGGAAGCAGAAAAGACAATTGAGAAACTTAGGATAGAAAATACTAGCATGAAGATGAAGCTTTCAGATCTAGAGACACTTTTCAAATCTTCCAACAATGATAAGGACAAGCGTCTCATTGCCTACCTGGAAGAAATCAGACAGCTCAAGGCTCTAGAACATGGTGGTACAGGGGAGCTGACAAAGTCACGACAGACTTTGGCAGCTTTGCCAACGCTTCGGGAGCAGTTGCGTGCATTTGCACGACATTGTCAAGACTTAGAGGGAGAGTTGGAAAAAATGGAGGAGATTCCAAAAGAAGTTGTCACTGTCAGCCGCCACAATTCTgag CGAAGGGACAGTACAGATGGTGCTGAGATCAGTCAACTActagaagagaagaagaaactggTGGAGAAAGTAGAAGAG GTCTCAGAAATGAACCGACGATGGCAGAAATACTATGAGGAACGggaaaaatatacacagagCCTGGAGTTTAGGATCCAGGATCTGGAAAAGAGCTACAGTGATGCTCTACGGGGAGGGGTCACAGAAGAACTTAATAGACAAATGGAGCAGTTGGTGACAGCATCACGTGAGAAACTGGAACAAGTAGACGACCTCCGCCGAAAG GCTGAAAATGAAGCAGAACAGCTGCGCCGTGTCTTAGGGGCCAAAGAAGCTGAGATTGTGCAGCTCCAAGACCAGGTGACTATTCTCTCCATGTCGTCTCCACACAACCCAGCAGCAGACACCAGTACCATTGAGTTGCTGAAGGCACAGATACAAGTGTGCACAGAGGATTTTGAAAAGGAAAGACAGGACCGACAGTTTGCATTGCAAAAGGTTTCAAGTCTGCAGGAGCAGATTTATCGTCTTCAGAACCAG AATGAACATTTGCAAAGGATTTTGCAAGGCCATTCTTTGCCAAATCGAACCAATGCTCAGGAACATGGACTTGAT TTTAACAATCTTCAGCCTCGTGGAAGCCTTCGTATGAACCTGGAATACGATGGCAGTTATCCAAGGCACAGACCTCGGCTGCATGGTAAACACGATTGGTCCACACCAATGCCGGACTTCCCTGATTCCGATGGGGAGACTCATCAAGAGAACCATGAGGCTGTCAAAGCACCAATTTCTCTTCCAGCAGCTGCATCTGAGCTGATAGCACGTTCACCCAAACCTAAACAGTCTCCCCCATCCTCCATGCTGATTTCTGAAGAGTCTTCTAAACATGAAAACTTTTTGACTTGCCCAAAGTGCAACAAAGAGTTCTCTGAGGAAAGACAGTCTGAGTTGTTGGCTCACATGGATACTTGTTGGGAGTGA
- the LOC112563494 gene encoding LOW QUALITY PROTEIN: N-acetyl-D-glucosamine kinase-like (The sequence of the model RefSeq protein was modified relative to this genomic sequence to represent the inferred CDS: inserted 3 bases in 2 codons), which produces MEPHQFEYFGGVEGGATCSKFVLIRSDGKIMAWSEGGCTNKWLVGVEECVKRINSMAGEAVSKAQLEAGTCLRALGMSLSGGDTPKSQEEIVAAIKTQYPGLAQTSFVCGDTRGSLATALPSGGIVLIAALAXQLHLINPNGSEARCGGWGHLIXDESSGFWISQRALKVYFDHADNLVSSPHDVTFVEKAMFSHFGIDDRNGLLPFLYSGFDKSRIAGLCKELARGAIEKGDALCCSVFCEAGKLLAMHILAVANKIDKLLLSQTGGLHVVCVGSVFKSWQALQPGFEAVMKERGPGLGICEVSLLTLQTSAAVGAAALGAQAAECPLPMDYSTYAQTFYTAKFS; this is translated from the exons ATGGAACCACACCAGTTTGAATACTTCGGAGGAGTTGAAGG GGGAGCAACATGTTCCAAGTTTGTTCTTATACGATCTGATGGGAAAATTATGGCTTGGAGTGAAGGAGGCTGCACAAATAAATGG CTTGTTGGAGTAGAAGAATGTGTGAAAAGAATCAACTCAATGGCAGGTGAGGCCGTGTCTAAGGCTCAACTTGAAGCAGGTACATGTCTGAGAGCTTTG GGTATGTCACTTAGTGGAGGGGATACTCCCAAGTCACAAGAAGAAATTGTTGCCGCCATCAAGACACAGTATCCAGGACTGGCTCAGACTTCGTTTGTTTGTGGAGACACACGTGGATCTTTGGCCACTGCACTACCATCAG GTGGAATTGTCCTGATTGCCGCACTGGC CCAACTTCACCTCATCAATCCTAACGGCTCTGAAGCAAGATGTGGAGGATGGGGGCATCTCA GTGATGAATCATCAG GTTTTTGGATTTCCCAGAGGGCGCTAAAAGTTTACTTTGATCATGCTGACAATCTAGTTTCATCTCCACATGATGTTACCTTTGTTGAAAAAGCAATGTTCAGCCACTTTGGG ATAGATGATCGCAATGGTCTGCTTCCTTTCCTTTACAGTGGTTTTGACAAATCAAGGATTGCAGGACTTTGTAAAGAGCTGGCCAGAG GTGCCATTGAAAAAGGTGATGCTCTGTGCTGCTCTGTATTCTGTGAAGCAGGGAAATTGCTGGCAATGCATATTTTAGCTGTTGCCAACAAAATTGACAAG CTACTCCTAAGCCAAACAGGAGGGCTTCATGTTGTTTGTGTGGGATCTGTCTTCAAAAGTTGGCAAGCCTTACAACCAG GTTTCGAAGCAGTCATGAAGGAAAGAGGTCCAGGGTTAGGCATCTGTGAAGTTAGTTTGCTGACACTCCAGACCTCTGCTGCAGTGGGGGCAGCCGCCTTAGGAGCACAAGCTGCAGAATGCCCACTGCCAATGGACTACAGTACTTATGCACAGACTTTTTACACTGCTAAATTTTCCTAA
- the LOC112563493 gene encoding centrosomal protein of 55 kDa-like isoform X2 yields the protein MEEELTGYKEKVENMKLLLKHYQAQLESHKVRRDGVETVSRLLAEARQENLTLKKNQVALETTIKNLQNRLVVNGISNAATEDDEVIVPSMSKQTFNNLALENARLRSILHKEGSENLDSIQKVKEETEAEKTIEKLRIENTSMKMKLSDLETLFKSSNNDKDKRLIAYLEEIRQLKALEHGGTGELTKSRQTLAALPTLREQLRAFARHCQDLEGELEKMEEIPKEVVTVSRHNSERRDSTDGAEISQLLEEKKKLVEKVEEVSEMNRRWQKYYEEREKYTQSLEFRIQDLEKSYSDALRGGVTEELNRQMEQLVTASREKLEQVDDLRRKAENEAEQLRRVLGAKEAEIVQLQDQVTILSMSSPHNPAADTSTIELLKAQIQVCTEDFEKERQDRQFALQKVSSLQEQIYRLQNQNEHLQRILQGHSLPNRTNAQEHGLDFNNLQPRGSLRMNLEYDGSYPRHRPRLHGKHDWSTPMPDFPDSDGETHQENHEAVKAPISLPAAASELIARSPKPKQSPPSSMLISEESSKHENFLTCPKCNKEFSEERQSELLAHMDTCWE from the exons ATGGAGGAAGAGCTAACTGGATATAAAGAGAAAGTAGAGAATATGAAACTTCTTCTGAAGCACTATCAGGCTCAGCTAGAATCTCATAAAGTGCGCCGTGATGGTGTAGAAACAGTCTCCAGGCTCCTGGCTGAGGCTCGACAGGAAAAtttgactttaaagaaaaaccaGGTCGCTTTGGAGACAACAATCAAGAATTTGCAGAATAGACTTGTGGTGAATGGAATTTCGAATGCAGCTACAGAGGATGATGAAGTTATTGTGCCAAGTATGTCCAAACAGACTTTCAACAATCTAGCTCTTGAGAATGCTCGACTAAGGAGCATACTACACAAAGAGGGCAGTGAAAATCTAGACAGTATACAGAAAGTCAAAGAG GAAACGGAAGCAGAAAAGACAATTGAGAAACTTAGGATAGAAAATACTAGCATGAAGATGAAGCTTTCAGATCTAGAGACACTTTTCAAATCTTCCAACAATGATAAGGACAAGCGTCTCATTGCCTACCTGGAAGAAATCAGACAGCTCAAGGCTCTAGAACATGGTGGTACAGGGGAGCTGACAAAGTCACGACAGACTTTGGCAGCTTTGCCAACGCTTCGGGAGCAGTTGCGTGCATTTGCACGACATTGTCAAGACTTAGAGGGAGAGTTGGAAAAAATGGAGGAGATTCCAAAAGAAGTTGTCACTGTCAGCCGCCACAATTCTgag CGAAGGGACAGTACAGATGGTGCTGAGATCAGTCAACTActagaagagaagaagaaactggTGGAGAAAGTAGAAGAG GTCTCAGAAATGAACCGACGATGGCAGAAATACTATGAGGAACGggaaaaatatacacagagCCTGGAGTTTAGGATCCAGGATCTGGAAAAGAGCTACAGTGATGCTCTACGGGGAGGGGTCACAGAAGAACTTAATAGACAAATGGAGCAGTTGGTGACAGCATCACGTGAGAAACTGGAACAAGTAGACGACCTCCGCCGAAAG GCTGAAAATGAAGCAGAACAGCTGCGCCGTGTCTTAGGGGCCAAAGAAGCTGAGATTGTGCAGCTCCAAGACCAGGTGACTATTCTCTCCATGTCGTCTCCACACAACCCAGCAGCAGACACCAGTACCATTGAGTTGCTGAAGGCACAGATACAAGTGTGCACAGAGGATTTTGAAAAGGAAAGACAGGACCGACAGTTTGCATTGCAAAAGGTTTCAAGTCTGCAGGAGCAGATTTATCGTCTTCAGAACCAG AATGAACATTTGCAAAGGATTTTGCAAGGCCATTCTTTGCCAAATCGAACCAATGCTCAGGAACATGGACTTGAT TTTAACAATCTTCAGCCTCGTGGAAGCCTTCGTATGAACCTGGAATACGATGGCAGTTATCCAAGGCACAGACCTCGGCTGCATGGTAAACACGATTGGTCCACACCAATGCCGGACTTCCCTGATTCCGATGGGGAGACTCATCAAGAGAACCATGAGGCTGTCAAAGCACCAATTTCTCTTCCAGCAGCTGCATCTGAGCTGATAGCACGTTCACCCAAACCTAAACAGTCTCCCCCATCCTCCATGCTGATTTCTGAAGAGTCTTCTAAACATGAAAACTTTTTGACTTGCCCAAAGTGCAACAAAGAGTTCTCTGAGGAAAGACAGTCTGAGTTGTTGGCTCACATGGATACTTGTTGGGAGTGA
- the LOC112563496 gene encoding transmembrane protein 230-like yields the protein MMPKRSVARFPDSSAKYHRLTNITGDGFSDMQFEKQPPKVPYKAIGLAVVLFLVGTTLIVVGALLLTGIISAKYADRTWPVLILGALMFIPGAYHVRIAYYAYKGYQGYSYEDIPEFD from the exons ATGATGCCGAAGCGGTCAGTAGCGAGGTTTCCAGATTCTTCAGCCAAGTACCATCGCTTGACCAACATCACAGGTGATGGGTTCTCAGATATGCAA TTTGAAAAGCAGCCTCCAAAAGTGCCATACAAGGCCATCGGTCTGGCTGTAGTGCTTTTTCTGGTTGGGACTACTCTTATTGTGGTTGGGGCTTTGCTTCTGACGGGCATCATCAGTGCAAAG tacgCAGACCGCACATGGCCTGTCCTCATTCTTGGAGCACTCATGTTTATTCCTGGTGCATATCACGTTCGGATTGCCTACTATGCCTACAAAGGTTACCAAGGTTACTCTTATGAAGACATTCCAGAATTTGACTGA